In the Brucella anthropi ATCC 49188 genome, one interval contains:
- the nusA gene encoding transcription termination factor NusA, which produces MAVSANRLELLQIADAVAREKSIDREIVLAAMADAIQKAARSRYGQESNIRADINAKSGEIKLQRLLEVVEHVEDYATQISLFTARDRNPDAQVGDFIADQLPPMDFGRIAAQSAKQVIVQKVREAERDRQYDEYKDRVGEIVNGTVKRVEYGNVIVDLGRGEAIVRRDELIPREAFRYGDRIRAYVYDVRREQRGPQIFLSRTHPSFMAKLFTMEVPEIYDGIIEIKSVARDPGSRAKIAVVSRDASIDPVGACVGMRGSRVQAVVGELQGEKIDIIPWSPDAASFIVNALQPAEVAKVVLDEDAERIEVVVPNDQLSLAIGRRGQNVRLASQLTGWDIDILTEDEESERRQKEFTERSTLFMDALNVDEMVGQVLASEGFASVEELAYVEPGEIASIDGFDEDTAGEIQERAREYLDRIESEQDDRRKELGVEDELRELPGITTAMLVAVGEDGVKTMEDFAGYAVDDLVGWRERKDGETVAHSGIFSSFDVSRVDAEQMVLTARLKAGWITEEELASAQEEEAEVGEEEAAS; this is translated from the coding sequence ATGGCAGTCAGTGCTAACAGGCTGGAGCTTCTGCAGATCGCCGATGCGGTCGCACGCGAGAAGTCGATCGACCGCGAGATCGTTCTTGCGGCCATGGCCGATGCGATCCAGAAGGCGGCGCGTTCGCGTTACGGCCAGGAAAGCAACATCCGCGCGGACATCAATGCGAAGTCCGGCGAGATCAAGCTGCAGCGCCTGCTCGAAGTCGTCGAGCATGTCGAGGATTACGCGACGCAGATTTCGCTCTTCACCGCGCGCGATCGCAACCCGGACGCACAGGTCGGCGACTTCATCGCCGATCAGCTGCCGCCGATGGATTTCGGCCGTATTGCTGCCCAGTCGGCAAAGCAGGTCATCGTGCAGAAAGTGCGCGAAGCCGAGCGTGACCGCCAGTATGACGAATACAAGGATCGCGTTGGTGAGATCGTCAACGGCACCGTCAAGCGCGTCGAATATGGCAATGTGATTGTCGATCTCGGTCGTGGCGAAGCCATCGTGCGCCGCGATGAGCTGATCCCGCGTGAAGCTTTCCGTTATGGTGACCGCATCCGCGCCTATGTCTACGATGTGCGTCGCGAACAGCGCGGCCCGCAGATTTTCCTGTCGCGTACCCATCCGTCCTTCATGGCGAAGCTCTTCACCATGGAAGTGCCGGAAATCTATGACGGCATCATCGAAATCAAGTCGGTTGCCCGCGATCCGGGTTCCCGCGCCAAGATTGCCGTCGTGTCGCGTGATGCGTCCATCGATCCGGTCGGCGCCTGCGTCGGTATGCGTGGCTCCCGCGTTCAGGCCGTTGTGGGCGAACTGCAGGGTGAAAAGATCGACATCATTCCGTGGTCGCCAGACGCTGCTTCCTTCATCGTCAACGCGCTTCAGCCAGCGGAAGTTGCCAAGGTTGTTCTCGATGAAGATGCTGAACGTATTGAAGTTGTCGTTCCGAATGACCAACTATCACTTGCAATCGGTCGTCGCGGTCAGAACGTGCGCCTTGCTTCCCAGCTCACCGGCTGGGACATTGACATCCTGACGGAAGACGAAGAATCCGAACGTCGCCAGAAGGAATTCACCGAGCGTTCGACGCTCTTCATGGATGCCCTCAACGTTGACGAGATGGTTGGTCAGGTTCTGGCCTCTGAAGGTTTCGCATCTGTTGAAGAACTGGCCTATGTCGAGCCGGGCGAAATCGCCTCCATCGATGGTTTCGATGAGGATACGGCTGGCGAAATCCAGGAACGTGCCCGCGAATATCTGGATCGCATCGAGAGCGAACAGGATGATCGCCGCAAGGAACTGGGCGTCGAAGACGAACTGCGCGAACTGCCGGGTATCACCACGGCAATGCTCGTGGCTGTCGGTGAAGACGGCGTCAAGACGATGGAAGACTTTGCCGGCTATGCCGTCGATGATCTGGTCGGCTGGCGTGAACGCAAGGACGGTGAAACCGTCGCTCATAGCGGTATCTTCTCTTCCTTCGATGTTTCGCGCGTCGATGCGGAACAGATGGTCCTGACTGCGCGTTTGAAGGCAGGATGGATCACGGAAGAAGAACTGGCATCGGCACAGGAAGAAGAAGCCGAAGTCGGTGAAGAGGAAGCTGCTTCCTAA
- the rimP gene encoding ribosome maturation factor RimP, translating to MTEQVQANEAETLAAGADERIIRETGIDAKVASIIEPVINTLGFRLVRVRLSGLNGQTLQIMAERPDGTMTVDDCELVSRTVAPVLDVEDPISGKYHLEISSPGIDRPLVRKSDFADWAGHIAKVETSVVHEGRKKFRGRIVLGDAESVVIESDQISYGSEPVVRIPFDLISDARLVLTDDLIRDALRKDKALREGRIPGDDLGSEEAGEQSDETASGEAEDKE from the coding sequence TTGACGGAACAGGTTCAGGCAAACGAAGCAGAAACGCTCGCAGCAGGCGCGGATGAACGCATCATTCGCGAGACGGGTATTGATGCGAAAGTGGCTTCCATCATCGAGCCCGTCATCAATACGCTGGGCTTTCGGTTGGTACGCGTGCGCCTTTCGGGGCTCAATGGCCAGACCTTGCAGATCATGGCCGAACGTCCCGATGGCACGATGACGGTCGATGACTGCGAACTGGTCAGCCGTACGGTTGCCCCGGTTCTCGACGTGGAAGATCCCATCAGTGGAAAATACCATCTGGAGATTTCGTCTCCCGGTATCGACCGCCCGTTGGTTCGCAAGTCGGACTTTGCCGATTGGGCCGGTCACATCGCAAAGGTGGAAACCTCCGTCGTGCACGAAGGCCGCAAGAAATTCCGCGGCCGCATCGTCCTGGGGGATGCGGAATCGGTCGTGATCGAAAGCGACCAGATTTCCTACGGCAGCGAACCTGTCGTGCGCATTCCATTCGATCTGATTTCTGATGCACGCCTCGTGCTGACCGATGACCTGATCCGCGATGCGTTGCGCAAGGACAAGGCTCTGCGCGAAGGCCGCATTCCCGGTGACGACCTCGGTAGCGAAGAAGCGGGCGAGCAGTCCGATGAAACCGCATCGGGCGAAGCTGAAGATAAAGAATAA
- the trmB gene encoding tRNA (guanine(46)-N(7))-methyltransferase TrmB produces MTEESHPLRGAGNFFGRRHGKPLRSHQKNLFEDLLPRLKINVENPAPQDLRTLFEAKVDAVRLEIGFGGGEHLHHETGRYPQTGFIGVEPFINGMAKMLAALDGEPRSNLRLYDEDATAVLDWLPDASLSGIDLFYPDPWHKRRHWKRRFVSDANLDRFARVLKPGAKFRFASDIEHYVNWTLQHCRRHPAFDWQAEGPSDWNHAYEGWPGTRYEAKAFREGRRAAYLTFIRR; encoded by the coding sequence ATGACCGAAGAATCTCATCCTCTGCGCGGTGCCGGAAATTTCTTCGGCCGTCGCCACGGCAAGCCTTTGCGAAGCCACCAGAAGAACCTGTTCGAAGATCTTCTGCCCCGCCTCAAGATCAACGTCGAAAACCCGGCGCCACAGGATCTGCGCACGCTCTTTGAAGCGAAGGTCGATGCAGTGCGTCTGGAAATCGGTTTTGGCGGCGGTGAGCACCTGCACCATGAGACAGGCCGTTATCCGCAAACGGGTTTCATTGGCGTCGAGCCTTTCATCAACGGCATGGCCAAGATGCTGGCGGCATTGGATGGCGAACCGCGATCGAATCTGCGTCTCTACGACGAGGATGCAACAGCGGTTTTGGACTGGCTACCGGATGCTTCCTTGTCGGGTATCGATCTCTTCTATCCCGATCCATGGCACAAGCGTCGCCACTGGAAGCGCCGTTTCGTCAGCGATGCCAATCTCGACCGCTTCGCCCGTGTCCTGAAACCCGGCGCAAAATTCAGGTTTGCTTCCGACATTGAACATTATGTCAACTGGACGCTCCAGCATTGTCGCCGTCATCCTGCATTCGACTGGCAGGCAGAAGGCCCGTCCGACTGGAACCACGCCTATGAAGGCTGGCCTGGCACGCGCTATGAGGCAAAGGCTTTTCGCGAAGGACGCCGTGCAGCCTATCTGACCTTCATCCGTCGTTGA
- the metK gene encoding methionine adenosyltransferase yields MSRSSYLFTSESVSEGHPDKVCDRISDEIVDMIYKEARRTGVDPWSVRVACETLATTNRVVIAGEVRVPDTFLKKNKDGTVAHDAAGHPLINPSRFRSAARKAIREIGYEQNGFNWKTVKIDVLLHPQSADIAQGVDNAADRQGEEGAGDQGIMFGYACRETPDLMPAPIYYSHKILEKLSEARHKGEGDAGKLGPDAKSQVTVRYENGKAAEVTQIVLSTQHMDASWDSKKVRSVVEPYIRDALGELPIAATCNWYINPTGKFVIGGPDGDAGLTGRKIIVDTYGGAAPHGGGAFSGKDTTKVDRSAAYAARYLAKNVVAAGLADRCTIQLSYAIGVAQPLSVYVDLHGTGKVAESAVEEALREVMDLSPTGIRKHLDLNKPIYAKTSSYGHFGRKPGRDGSFSWEKTDLTKALKAAVA; encoded by the coding sequence GTGTCGCGCAGTTCTTATCTCTTCACCAGCGAATCTGTGTCCGAAGGACATCCGGACAAGGTTTGCGACCGCATCTCCGATGAAATCGTGGACATGATCTATAAGGAAGCGCGTCGCACCGGCGTTGATCCCTGGTCTGTCCGTGTTGCCTGCGAAACGCTTGCCACCACCAATCGGGTGGTCATTGCCGGCGAAGTGCGCGTGCCGGATACGTTCCTGAAGAAGAATAAGGACGGCACTGTCGCCCATGATGCTGCAGGACATCCGCTGATTAATCCTTCGCGTTTCCGGTCGGCAGCCCGCAAGGCGATCCGGGAAATCGGTTACGAGCAGAACGGTTTCAACTGGAAGACGGTGAAGATCGACGTGCTTCTGCATCCGCAGTCCGCCGATATCGCGCAGGGCGTGGACAACGCCGCCGATCGTCAGGGCGAAGAAGGTGCAGGCGATCAGGGCATCATGTTCGGTTATGCTTGCCGCGAAACCCCGGACCTCATGCCGGCCCCGATCTATTATTCGCACAAGATTCTCGAAAAGCTCTCCGAAGCCCGTCACAAGGGTGAAGGCGATGCAGGCAAACTCGGCCCCGACGCCAAGAGCCAGGTCACCGTGCGTTACGAGAACGGCAAGGCCGCTGAGGTCACGCAGATCGTTCTATCCACACAGCATATGGATGCGAGCTGGGATTCGAAAAAGGTTCGGTCAGTTGTCGAGCCTTATATCCGTGATGCACTCGGCGAGCTTCCGATCGCAGCCACTTGCAACTGGTACATCAATCCGACCGGCAAGTTCGTCATCGGCGGACCGGACGGCGATGCTGGTCTGACTGGCCGCAAGATCATCGTGGATACCTATGGCGGCGCCGCTCCGCATGGCGGCGGCGCATTTTCGGGCAAGGACACGACCAAGGTGGATCGCTCCGCCGCCTATGCCGCGCGCTATCTCGCCAAGAATGTCGTTGCTGCAGGTCTTGCCGACCGCTGCACGATCCAGCTTTCCTATGCCATTGGTGTGGCACAGCCGCTTTCGGTTTATGTCGATCTGCATGGCACCGGCAAGGTGGCCGAATCTGCGGTCGAAGAAGCGCTTCGCGAGGTCATGGACCTGTCGCCGACCGGCATCCGCAAGCATCTCGACCTCAACAAGCCGATCTATGCCAAGACCTCGTCTTACGGTCATTTCGGCCGCAAACCGGGCCGTGACGGTTCTTTCTCCTGGGAGAAGACGGACCTGACCAAGGCTCTGAAGGCCGCGGTGGCGTAA
- a CDS encoding helix-turn-helix domain-containing protein → MIENKKKPNPIDVHVGSRIRLRRNMLGLSQEKLGESLGITFQQIQKYEKGTNRVGASRLQAISAILNVPVSFFFEDAPGSSNQAGFAEDNEATYVVDFLNSNEGVQLTRAFTKISDPKVRRKIIDLVKSLAADAD, encoded by the coding sequence ATGATTGAGAATAAAAAGAAGCCCAACCCAATTGACGTGCATGTCGGCAGCCGCATCCGTCTTCGCCGTAACATGCTGGGCCTCAGTCAGGAAAAACTTGGCGAAAGCCTTGGAATTACGTTTCAGCAGATCCAGAAATACGAGAAAGGCACCAACCGCGTCGGTGCAAGCCGCCTTCAGGCGATCTCGGCAATTCTCAATGTCCCGGTTTCCTTCTTTTTTGAAGACGCACCAGGTTCCTCGAACCAGGCCGGTTTTGCGGAAGACAATGAAGCAACCTATGTGGTCGATTTCCTGAATTCCAACGAAGGTGTTCAGCTGACCCGCGCCTTCACGAAAATTTCAGATCCGAAAGTGCGCCGCAAGATCATCGATCTCGTGAAGTCGCTCGCTGCGGACGCTGACTGA
- the lnt gene encoding apolipoprotein N-acyltransferase, producing the protein MIERLAGKIILSSGWRRALAAFLSGAFATLTQPPFDGFVAGFVSFPILVWLIDGAIAKANAGPVRRLLPAAMVGWWFGFGYFVSGLWWIGTALLVDADQFAWALPLAVLGLPAFLALFYAFAAMVARIFWSDGLGRIFALAFGFALAEWLRLFLFTGFPWNAIGYAIMPTPLLMQSVAVLGLIGMSALAVFVFAAPALLIGGRFAKTGIVLALLVVAVHVGFGAWTLSKAPAIGEEKGALAVRIVQPSIAQTMKWDNAERRSIFDKLVSLTGEAPAEGKPKPDVVIWPETAVPYILTSTPEALSRIGEVLKDGQMLLTGAVREEKASGGGEPRYYNSIYTIDDRGVIVDAADKVHLVPFGEYLPYESFLRRLGLQEVVEMPGGFTAGASRRALNVKDGQTFLPLICYEAIFPDELGYTGQRASAIINVTNDAWYGDTPGPYQHFRQAQVRAVEQGLPLIRAANNGLSAVVDAYGRITDGLAHDAVGVVDAYLPSSRAPFWGTPHGSRQSLVALLTLLVLSMAFRLPIGRRFH; encoded by the coding sequence ATGATCGAAAGGCTGGCGGGGAAAATCATTCTTTCGAGCGGCTGGCGTCGAGCGTTGGCCGCTTTCCTGAGCGGTGCCTTCGCCACGCTGACCCAGCCGCCCTTCGATGGTTTTGTGGCGGGTTTCGTTTCTTTCCCCATTTTGGTCTGGTTGATTGACGGGGCCATTGCGAAAGCGAATGCCGGGCCGGTTCGCCGTCTGTTGCCAGCGGCCATGGTTGGCTGGTGGTTTGGGTTTGGCTATTTCGTTTCCGGACTGTGGTGGATTGGAACGGCGCTGCTGGTTGATGCAGACCAGTTTGCCTGGGCCTTGCCGCTGGCGGTTCTAGGCCTCCCTGCATTTCTGGCTCTATTCTATGCGTTTGCAGCCATGGTTGCGCGCATCTTCTGGTCGGACGGCTTGGGGCGTATCTTCGCGCTAGCGTTTGGCTTTGCGCTGGCGGAATGGCTGCGTCTTTTCCTGTTCACCGGTTTTCCGTGGAATGCGATCGGCTATGCCATCATGCCGACGCCGCTGCTGATGCAATCGGTTGCCGTGCTCGGTCTGATCGGGATGAGCGCATTGGCCGTCTTTGTCTTTGCCGCACCGGCTCTGCTGATTGGTGGGCGGTTTGCCAAGACGGGCATTGTTCTCGCCCTGTTGGTGGTAGCAGTGCATGTCGGGTTCGGTGCCTGGACGCTTTCAAAAGCGCCGGCGATCGGTGAAGAAAAAGGAGCGCTCGCGGTTCGCATCGTACAACCGTCCATCGCCCAGACCATGAAGTGGGATAATGCGGAGCGCCGGTCTATCTTCGACAAGCTGGTGTCGCTGACGGGCGAAGCGCCAGCGGAAGGCAAGCCGAAACCCGATGTGGTCATTTGGCCGGAAACGGCTGTTCCCTATATTCTCACCTCGACGCCCGAGGCTCTGTCCCGCATCGGCGAGGTTCTGAAGGACGGGCAGATGCTGCTCACCGGTGCCGTTCGTGAAGAGAAGGCATCAGGGGGCGGCGAGCCGCGCTATTATAATTCAATTTATACGATTGATGATCGTGGTGTGATTGTCGATGCCGCCGACAAGGTGCACCTCGTCCCCTTTGGCGAATACCTGCCTTATGAGAGTTTTTTGCGCAGGCTTGGACTTCAGGAAGTGGTGGAGATGCCGGGCGGATTTACCGCCGGTGCGTCGCGTCGGGCGCTGAACGTCAAAGACGGTCAGACCTTTCTGCCGCTGATCTGTTACGAGGCCATTTTTCCGGATGAGCTTGGATATACGGGCCAAAGAGCCAGCGCCATCATCAATGTGACAAACGACGCATGGTATGGCGATACGCCGGGTCCGTACCAGCATTTTCGCCAGGCACAGGTTCGCGCGGTGGAGCAAGGGCTCCCCCTCATCCGTGCAGCCAACAATGGTCTTTCAGCTGTCGTTGATGCTTATGGTCGAATCACCGACGGCCTTGCGCATGACGCTGTCGGGGTCGTTGACGCTTACCTACCGTCATCTCGTGCACCATTTTGGGGCACGCCACATGGCTCACGACAATCTCTGGTAGCGCTGTTAACCTTACTCGTGTTGAGCATGGCTTTCCGACTGCCAATCGGCAGGCGTTTTCATTGA
- a CDS encoding hemolysin family protein produces the protein MADQTSHPPSAGENRSETQDAEGQSTQRPVVAEKRSLLSNIFPFMRSRQSSSLREDLADALSSTASEQDSAFSPEEKAMLHNILRLREIRVEDVMIPRADVEAVEISTPLWEVLELFEKSGHSRMPVYAETLDDPRGMIHIRDVLNYITKQARQKTTRRSSARSKATAEDKAAKFDMGRIDLTKTIGELNLMRKVLFVPPSMMASGLMARMQATHIQMALVIDEYGGTDGLVSLEDIVEMVVGDIEDEHDDEEIMIAEEADGVFVVDARADLEELAAKIGPSFEVGEHGEDVDTVGGLIFSVLGRIPVRGEVVQAIPGYEFHVLEVDPRRVKKVRIVPLSAADRRRQQRAVVSAKPGDQPIEAEATTDAPKEA, from the coding sequence ATGGCTGATCAAACATCGCACCCCCCGTCCGCTGGCGAAAATCGCAGCGAGACTCAAGACGCCGAAGGGCAAAGTACGCAGCGGCCCGTAGTGGCCGAGAAGCGTTCCCTCTTGTCTAATATTTTCCCGTTCATGCGCTCGCGCCAATCATCTTCTCTGCGCGAAGATCTGGCCGATGCCCTTTCCAGCACGGCAAGCGAACAGGATTCAGCATTCTCGCCTGAAGAAAAGGCGATGCTGCATAACATCCTTCGCCTGCGCGAGATTCGCGTCGAAGACGTGATGATTCCGCGCGCCGATGTCGAGGCAGTGGAAATTTCCACACCGCTCTGGGAAGTGCTGGAGCTTTTCGAAAAATCCGGCCATTCGCGTATGCCGGTCTATGCCGAGACGCTGGACGATCCGCGCGGCATGATCCATATCCGTGATGTTCTCAATTACATTACCAAGCAGGCCCGCCAGAAGACCACGCGCCGTAGCAGCGCGCGCAGCAAGGCGACGGCCGAAGACAAGGCCGCCAAATTCGACATGGGCCGGATCGATCTCACCAAGACGATCGGTGAACTCAATCTCATGCGCAAGGTTCTGTTTGTGCCGCCATCCATGATGGCAAGCGGATTGATGGCGCGCATGCAGGCGACCCATATCCAGATGGCGCTGGTCATTGATGAATATGGCGGTACCGACGGTCTGGTTTCACTGGAAGACATTGTCGAAATGGTTGTCGGTGATATCGAAGACGAGCATGACGACGAAGAAATCATGATCGCCGAAGAAGCCGATGGCGTGTTCGTTGTCGATGCGCGCGCCGATCTGGAAGAGCTGGCCGCGAAAATCGGCCCATCCTTCGAAGTCGGCGAACATGGCGAGGATGTCGACACGGTCGGCGGCCTCATCTTCTCGGTCCTGGGGCGTATTCCGGTTCGCGGTGAAGTGGTGCAGGCTATTCCGGGCTATGAATTCCATGTGCTGGAAGTCGATCCTCGCCGGGTGAAGAAAGTGCGTATTGTGCCGCTTTCCGCAGCTGATCGCCGTCGCCAGCAGCGTGCTGTCGTATCCGCCAAGCCGGGTGACCAGCCTATAGAGGCTGAAGCCACAACCGACGCTCCTAAAGAGGCCTGA
- the ybeY gene encoding rRNA maturation RNase YbeY — MSNNAIHIDIMVEAGNWPDETALEGLVRKSVEAAWANLGLKSAASELSVVFTDDASIQTLNAEWRGKDKPTNVLSFPAFPVKAGAQPGPMLGDIIIARETVEREAREEGKPLENHLAHLVVHGFLHLLGYDHETDAEAEVMEGREREILHALAIPDPYAVSE; from the coding sequence GTGTCAAATAACGCGATCCATATCGATATCATGGTTGAAGCTGGCAACTGGCCGGATGAAACCGCCCTTGAAGGGCTCGTCAGAAAGTCGGTCGAGGCCGCCTGGGCCAATCTTGGCCTGAAAAGCGCGGCAAGCGAGCTGAGTGTTGTCTTCACCGACGATGCCTCGATCCAGACCCTGAATGCAGAATGGCGCGGCAAGGACAAGCCGACCAATGTGCTGTCGTTTCCTGCGTTTCCGGTCAAGGCCGGGGCGCAGCCGGGCCCGATGCTGGGCGACATCATCATCGCGCGCGAAACTGTCGAGCGTGAGGCCCGTGAAGAGGGCAAGCCGCTCGAAAACCATCTCGCTCACCTCGTCGTGCATGGCTTTTTGCACCTTTTGGGTTACGATCACGAAACCGATGCGGAAGCGGAGGTTATGGAGGGGCGCGAGCGTGAAATCCTTCATGCTCTTGCCATCCCCGACCCTTATGCTGTATCCGAATAA
- a CDS encoding PhoH family protein, with the protein MSATEKLKSAKPTNQTQKSPTTGASDMAHIVLTFDNNRLAIALYGQFDENLARIEQKLGVDVRSKGNQLSIRGEPTATEQARRALDHLYETLQKGHELTTSDVDGALRMAIAADDQLTLPTMENKGKLSAAQISTRKKTIFARTPTQDAYMRALDRSELVFGVGPAGTGKTYLAVAHAAMLLERGLVERIILSRPAVEAGERLGFLPGDMKEKVDPYLRPLYDALYDMMPAEKVERAITAGVIEIAPLAFMRGRTLAHSAVILDEAQNTTSMQMKMFLTRLGEGSRMMVNGDPSQIDLPPGQKSGLVEALRVLDDVEGVIKVRFTEKDVVRHPLVAAIVGAYDRDGKQHARSE; encoded by the coding sequence TTGAGCGCTACGGAAAAGCTGAAGTCTGCCAAGCCAACCAATCAAACGCAAAAAAGCCCGACGACCGGGGCCTCGGATATGGCCCACATCGTGCTCACCTTCGACAATAACCGTCTTGCCATCGCGCTTTACGGTCAGTTCGATGAAAATCTGGCCCGTATCGAACAGAAGCTTGGCGTGGATGTCCGCTCCAAGGGAAACCAGCTTTCGATCCGGGGGGAGCCGACCGCAACCGAGCAGGCGCGGCGTGCACTCGATCATCTTTATGAAACGCTGCAGAAAGGTCATGAGCTGACGACGTCGGATGTCGACGGCGCCTTGCGCATGGCAATCGCTGCGGACGACCAGCTGACGCTGCCGACTATGGAAAACAAGGGCAAGCTCTCTGCTGCCCAGATTTCCACGCGCAAAAAGACCATCTTTGCCCGCACGCCGACGCAGGATGCCTATATGCGTGCGCTCGACCGGTCGGAGCTGGTGTTCGGCGTCGGCCCCGCAGGTACCGGCAAGACCTATCTTGCCGTCGCCCATGCGGCGATGCTGCTGGAACGCGGCCTGGTGGAGCGCATCATCCTGTCGCGTCCGGCTGTCGAGGCCGGCGAACGACTGGGCTTCCTGCCGGGTGACATGAAGGAAAAGGTCGATCCCTATTTGCGCCCGCTTTACGATGCGCTTTACGACATGATGCCTGCCGAAAAGGTTGAGCGTGCCATTACGGCGGGTGTGATCGAAATCGCGCCGCTTGCCTTCATGCGCGGGCGCACGCTGGCACATTCCGCGGTCATTCTCGATGAAGCACAGAACACGACGTCCATGCAGATGAAGATGTTCCTGACCCGCTTGGGCGAGGGGTCGCGCATGATGGTCAATGGTGATCCGAGTCAGATCGATCTTCCGCCGGGCCAGAAATCAGGTCTCGTTGAAGCGCTTCGCGTGCTGGACGATGTCGAGGGCGTCATCAAGGTGCGCTTTACGGAGAAAGACGTTGTTCGTCATCCGCTGGTGGCGGCAATCGTCGGAGCTTACGACCGCGACGGCAAACAGCACGCGCGTTCGGAATGA
- the miaB gene encoding tRNA (N6-isopentenyl adenosine(37)-C2)-methylthiotransferase MiaB: protein MSDNITDLEPTAERPNVRKVFVKTYGCQMNVYDSQRMADSLAAEGYVATDTPDDADLVLLNTCHIREKASEKLYSALGRLRKMKDAREANGKELTIGVAGCVAQAEGQEILRRAPNVDLVIGPQTYHRLPNALARVRSGEKVVETEYALEDKFEHLPSPKREETRKRGVSAFLTVQEGCDKFCTFCVVPYTRGSEVSRSVKQIVAEAERLADSGVRELTLLGQNVNAWHGAGDDGREWGLGELLFRLARIPGIARLRYTTSHPRDMDDSLIAAHRDLRQLMPYLHLPVQSGSDRILKAMNRRHKADEYVRLIERIREVRPDLALSGDFIVGFPGETDQDFEDTMRLVRDVNYAQAYSFKYSPRPGTPGADLDDHVEEAVKDERLQRLQALLSEQQYAFQDSMIGREMDVLLEKPGRVAGQMVGRSPWLLPVIIDDSNDRVGDIIHVKITSTGTNSLIAQKLA, encoded by the coding sequence ATGAGCGACAATATTACCGATCTCGAGCCCACGGCAGAGCGCCCCAATGTGCGTAAGGTTTTCGTAAAAACCTATGGCTGCCAGATGAACGTCTACGATAGCCAGCGCATGGCCGACAGCCTTGCAGCGGAAGGTTATGTTGCGACCGATACGCCGGACGATGCCGATCTGGTTCTGCTCAATACGTGCCACATTCGCGAAAAAGCGTCGGAAAAGCTCTATTCCGCGCTTGGCCGTCTGCGCAAGATGAAGGATGCGCGTGAAGCGAATGGCAAGGAACTGACCATCGGTGTTGCGGGCTGCGTGGCGCAGGCCGAAGGGCAGGAAATCCTGCGCCGGGCGCCGAATGTCGATCTCGTCATCGGTCCGCAGACCTATCATCGCCTGCCCAATGCGCTTGCGCGGGTCCGCAGCGGCGAAAAGGTTGTTGAGACCGAATACGCTCTCGAAGATAAATTCGAACACCTGCCGTCTCCCAAGCGCGAGGAAACCCGCAAGCGCGGTGTTTCTGCCTTCCTCACTGTGCAGGAAGGCTGCGACAAGTTCTGTACCTTCTGCGTGGTTCCCTATACACGCGGCTCGGAAGTTTCGCGCAGCGTGAAGCAGATCGTGGCAGAGGCCGAGCGCCTTGCCGACAGCGGCGTGCGTGAACTCACCCTGCTTGGCCAGAACGTCAATGCCTGGCACGGCGCTGGTGATGATGGTCGCGAATGGGGCTTGGGCGAACTCCTGTTTCGCCTGGCGCGCATTCCGGGCATTGCCCGGCTTCGTTATACGACCAGCCATCCGCGCGACATGGACGACAGCCTGATTGCCGCCCACCGTGATCTGCGCCAGCTGATGCCCTATCTGCATCTGCCGGTACAATCCGGTTCTGACCGCATTCTCAAGGCGATGAACCGCCGTCACAAGGCGGATGAATATGTGCGTCTGATCGAACGCATCCGCGAAGTGAGGCCGGATCTGGCCCTGTCGGGCGATTTTATCGTCGGCTTCCCCGGTGAAACCGATCAGGACTTCGAAGACACGATGCGGCTGGTGCGCGACGTCAATTACGCGCAGGCCTATTCGTTCAAATATTCGCCTCGCCCCGGCACGCCGGGTGCCGACCTCGACGATCATGTCGAGGAAGCGGTCAAGGATGAGCGCCTTCAGCGCCTTCAGGCTCTCCTGTCCGAACAGCAATATGCATTTCAGGATTCCATGATCGGTCGCGAGATGGATGTGCTGCTTGAAAAGCCGGGTCGTGTCGCAGGCCAGATGGTGGGCCGTTCGCCATGGCTCCTGCCTGTCATCATCGATGACAGCAATGACCGGGTCGGCGACATCATTCATGTGAAAATCACATCCACAGGGACCAATAGCCTTATTGCGCAAAAACTGGCCTGA